From Coturnix japonica isolate 7356 chromosome 3, Coturnix japonica 2.1, whole genome shotgun sequence, the proteins below share one genomic window:
- the POPDC3 gene encoding popeye domain-containing protein 3 — protein sequence MGENASFWESLIYAHPTCVTWKQEAEGSIYHLASILFVVGFMGGSGFFGLLYVFSLLGLGFLCSSVWAWLDVCAADIFSWNFILFAICFVQFIYVTYQVRSVSFDKEFQELYSALFQPLGISLTVYRKIVMCCDAEVVTLEKEHCYAMQGKTPIDKLSLLVSGRIRVTVDGEFLHYIFPLQFLDSPEWDSLRPTEEGIFQVTLTAETDCRYVAWRRKKLYLLFAKHRFISRLFSILIGSDIAEKLYALNDRVHVGKGFRYDIRLPNFYHTSLPETPPVPPPRRLQRRSSGRPRPGVPNYSSPRKQ from the exons ATGGGCGAAAATGCAAGTTTTTGGGAAAGCTTGATATATGCACATCCTACGTGTGTCACCTGGAAGCAAGAGGCAGAGGGATCTATCTACCACCTAGCTagtattctctttgttgttgGCTTCATGGGTGGAAGTGGATTCTTTGGGCTTCTCTATGTCTTCAGTTTGCTTGGATTAGgcttcctctgctcttctgtttgGGCTTGGCTGgatgtctgtgctgctgataTATTCTCCTGGAATTTTATACTGTTCGCTATATGCTTTGTACAATTCATTTATGTTACCTACCAAGTTCGGAGTGTTTCCTTTGACAAAGAATTCCAGGAACTCTACAGCGCTCTCTTCCAGCCTCTAGGAATTTCCTTAACTGTCTACAGGAAGATTGTCATGTGCTGTGATGCAGAAGTGGTTACCCTGGAGAAGGAGCACTGTTATGCTATGCAAGGCAAAACACCTATTGACAAGCTGTCTTTGCTTGTATCAGGCAG GATCAGAGTGACAGTTGATGGGGAGTTTCTGCATTATATTTTCCCTCTTCAATTTCTGGATTCTCCTGAATGGGATTCACTGAGACCCACAGAAGAGGGAATTTTCCAG GTAACGCTTACAGCAGAGACAGATTGTCGGTATGTGGCctggaggagaaagaagctgtACTTGCTGTTTGCTAAGCACCGTTTCATCTCACGCCTGTTCTCAATTTTAATCGGGAGCGACATCGCCGAAAAACTGTATGCCCTGAATGACAGGGTGCACGTGGGGAAGGGCTTTAGGTATGACATCCGCTTGCCCAACTTCTACCACACTTCGCTTCCTGAGACGCCCCCAGTGCCACCCCCACGCCGCCTGCAGAGGAGATCCTCGGGGCGGCCACGGCCAGGTGTTCCCAATTACAGCTCCCCCAGGAAGCAGTAA